The Hymenobacter baengnokdamensis genome includes a region encoding these proteins:
- a CDS encoding phosphoribosylformylglycinamidine synthase subunit PurL, protein METNQHSILLTLQPGRHDGDGQRVAADAARHLGLRTGQVRSAALYAVRYPGLSARQVANFAAACLQDPVLHTVAIDEVAAPAGFHSYILVAKGPGVTDDEGTSAQNALSDYLNEAIDTRTQHIFSKRLFFVENELPAADLRRLAEELLGNKLINRFEVGAVADGIRDYTPRPGGGADARTETIVLGGLSDEQLLQLSKDNVYALNLPEMQAIRDHFAQASLREERVGLGLPADPTDCELEILAQTWSEHCKHKEFSAVIKYKNLETGAEEEIDGLFKTFIKGATSEVDRQLRANGNDWLIKVFSDNAGAVRINPESLFVWKVETHNSPSAIDPYGGAITGILGNNRDPLATGIGGARLLFNTNVLCFGNPDYQGELLTGQLHPRRIFEGVRKGIEDGGNKSGVPTVNGAIIFDDRYAGKPLVYCGTGAVMPMQLAGQDSWEKIILPGDRIIMAGGRVGKDGIHGATFSSIELDEAAPATAVQIGSPITQKLAMDFLLLATRRGLIRCSTDNGAGGLSSSIGELATISDGAVVELEKVPLKYPGLRPWEIFLSESQERFTLAVEPAKLDELLALGREMEVELTDIGFFNAEGSLDVLFDNQPIAGLSLEFLHNGVPRKTLLAEYVKPAAQEPALPAALDYNEVLRQLLASLNICSRESVIRQYDHEVKGRTIVKPLMGATGQAPQDAAVVRFNFESWEGVAVSNGILPRLGDLDAYQMSAGSFDEAVRQIISVGGKLPNLTPGDGIFWSVNDNFCVPDSVYDPTSNPDGKQKLAKLVQMCQALRDACAAYCIPLTSGKDSMKNDFKADGVKISVPPTVLYSMTAKVEDVRRVVTSDFKQADDVIYLLGETYDELGGSEFYQLYNELGANVPKVDFAKAKALYTLVGEANDQQLIQSSHDLSDGGLAVALAECTFGHEGLGAAIELPESGLSPVAQLFSESHSRFVVSVAPEDVEAFERLLSTRATRLGVVTDDGQLRVRRGSHELLHAATHDLRATWTNGPVNQTIGLEAATLLG, encoded by the coding sequence TTGGAAACCAACCAGCATTCCATCCTCCTTACCCTCCAGCCCGGCCGGCACGACGGCGACGGCCAGCGCGTGGCCGCCGACGCGGCCCGCCACCTGGGCCTGCGCACCGGCCAGGTGCGCAGTGCGGCGCTCTACGCCGTGCGCTACCCCGGCCTGAGCGCCCGGCAAGTGGCCAACTTCGCCGCCGCCTGCCTGCAAGACCCGGTGCTGCACACCGTGGCCATCGATGAGGTGGCCGCGCCCGCGGGCTTCCACAGCTACATTCTGGTGGCCAAAGGCCCCGGCGTGACGGACGACGAAGGCACCTCGGCTCAGAATGCGCTCAGCGATTACCTGAACGAAGCCATCGACACCCGCACCCAGCACATTTTCTCGAAGCGGCTGTTTTTCGTGGAAAACGAGCTGCCCGCTGCCGACCTGCGCCGCCTGGCCGAAGAGCTGCTGGGTAACAAGCTGATTAATAGGTTTGAAGTGGGCGCGGTAGCCGACGGCATCCGCGACTACACGCCCCGCCCCGGCGGCGGCGCCGACGCCCGCACCGAAACCATCGTGCTCGGCGGCCTCAGCGACGAGCAGCTTTTGCAATTGTCGAAAGACAACGTGTACGCCCTCAACCTGCCCGAAATGCAGGCCATCCGCGACCACTTCGCCCAGGCCAGCCTGCGCGAGGAGCGGGTAGGGCTGGGCCTGCCGGCCGACCCCACCGACTGCGAGCTGGAAATCCTGGCCCAAACCTGGTCGGAGCACTGCAAGCACAAGGAGTTCAGCGCCGTTATCAAGTATAAGAACCTGGAAACGGGCGCGGAGGAAGAGATTGACGGCCTGTTCAAAACCTTTATCAAGGGCGCGACCAGCGAGGTAGACCGCCAGCTGCGGGCCAACGGCAACGACTGGCTCATTAAGGTGTTTTCCGACAATGCCGGCGCGGTGCGCATCAACCCCGAGTCGCTGTTCGTGTGGAAGGTCGAGACCCACAACTCGCCCTCGGCCATCGACCCCTACGGCGGGGCCATCACCGGCATCCTGGGCAACAACCGCGACCCGCTGGCCACCGGCATCGGCGGCGCGCGCTTGTTGTTCAATACCAACGTATTGTGCTTTGGTAATCCTGATTATCAGGGCGAGTTGCTGACCGGCCAGCTGCACCCGCGCCGCATTTTTGAAGGTGTGCGCAAGGGCATCGAGGACGGCGGCAACAAGTCGGGCGTGCCGACGGTGAACGGCGCCATCATCTTCGACGACCGCTACGCCGGCAAGCCGCTCGTGTACTGCGGCACCGGTGCCGTGATGCCCATGCAGCTGGCCGGCCAGGACAGCTGGGAGAAAATCATCCTGCCCGGCGACCGCATCATCATGGCCGGTGGCCGGGTGGGTAAGGACGGCATTCACGGCGCGACCTTCAGCAGCATCGAGCTGGACGAGGCCGCGCCCGCCACGGCCGTGCAAATCGGCTCGCCCATCACCCAGAAGCTGGCGATGGACTTCCTCCTCCTCGCCACCCGGCGCGGCCTCATCCGGTGCAGCACCGACAACGGGGCGGGCGGCCTCTCGTCCAGCATCGGCGAGCTGGCTACCATCTCGGACGGCGCGGTGGTCGAGCTGGAAAAAGTGCCCCTGAAATACCCCGGCCTGCGCCCCTGGGAGATTTTCCTGAGTGAGTCGCAGGAGCGTTTCACCCTCGCCGTGGAGCCCGCCAAGCTCGACGAGCTGCTGGCGCTGGGCCGCGAGATGGAAGTGGAGCTGACCGATATCGGCTTCTTCAACGCCGAGGGCTCGCTCGACGTGCTGTTTGATAACCAGCCCATTGCCGGCCTTTCGCTGGAGTTCCTGCACAACGGCGTGCCGCGCAAAACCCTGCTGGCCGAGTACGTGAAGCCCGCCGCCCAGGAGCCCGCGCTGCCGGCCGCGCTCGACTACAACGAGGTGCTGCGGCAATTATTAGCTTCTTTGAATATTTGCTCGCGCGAGTCGGTCATTCGCCAGTACGACCACGAAGTGAAGGGCCGCACCATCGTGAAGCCGCTTATGGGCGCCACCGGCCAGGCGCCGCAGGATGCGGCCGTGGTGCGCTTCAACTTCGAGAGCTGGGAGGGCGTGGCCGTGAGCAACGGCATCCTGCCCCGCCTGGGCGACCTGGACGCTTACCAGATGTCGGCCGGCTCGTTTGACGAGGCCGTGCGGCAAATTATCTCGGTGGGTGGCAAACTGCCCAACCTTACGCCCGGTGACGGCATTTTCTGGTCGGTAAACGACAATTTCTGCGTGCCCGACTCGGTGTACGACCCCACCAGCAACCCCGACGGCAAGCAGAAGCTAGCCAAATTGGTGCAGATGTGCCAGGCCCTGCGCGATGCCTGCGCCGCCTACTGCATCCCGCTCACCTCGGGCAAGGACTCGATGAAGAACGACTTCAAGGCTGACGGGGTGAAAATCTCGGTACCGCCGACGGTGCTGTACTCGATGACGGCCAAGGTCGAAGACGTGCGCCGGGTAGTTACCTCCGACTTCAAGCAGGCCGACGACGTGATTTATCTGCTCGGCGAAACCTACGACGAGCTGGGCGGCTCGGAGTTCTACCAGCTCTACAACGAGCTGGGCGCCAACGTGCCCAAGGTAGACTTTGCCAAAGCCAAGGCGCTCTACACGCTCGTGGGTGAGGCCAACGACCAGCAGCTCATCCAGAGCAGCCACGACCTGAGCGACGGCGGCCTGGCCGTGGCGCTGGCCGAGTGCACGTTTGGCCACGAAGGACTGGGAGCCGCGATTGAACTGCCCGAAAGCGGCTTGTCGCCGGTGGCGCAGCTATTCTCGGAGTCGCACTCGCGCTTTGTGGTGAGCGTGGCGCCCGAGGATGTCGAGGCTTTCGAGCGCCTGCTGAGCACGCGCGCCACGCGGCTAGGAGTCGTGACGGACGATGGCCAGCTACGCGTGCGGCGCGGCAGCCATGAGCTGCTGCACGCCGCCACCCACGACCTGCGCGCCACCTGGACCAACGGGCCGGTAAACCAAACGATTGGCCTGGAGGCGGCCACGCTGTTAGGGTAG
- the pyrE gene encoding orotate phosphoribosyltransferase, with the protein MTTILTPGLPAAEVATILEAQLRAEGALLSGHFKLSSGLHSDTYVQCARFLRKPELAAPAMAELASRLREAGLVPDVVVGPAMGGVVVSYELARQLGVPSLFTERDANGEMTLRRGFTLTPGERVVIAEDVVTTGKSTLEVARVLQEMGVKVLAVVSLIDRTNGAAQLPFPNFALLPVQAAVFAADAVPQHLAGIPAVKPGSRPDSK; encoded by the coding sequence ATGACTACCATTCTCACCCCTGGCCTGCCCGCCGCTGAAGTCGCCACCATTCTTGAAGCGCAATTGCGCGCCGAAGGCGCGCTGCTGAGCGGCCACTTCAAGCTCTCGTCGGGGCTGCACTCCGATACCTACGTGCAGTGCGCCCGCTTTTTGCGCAAGCCCGAGTTGGCCGCGCCCGCGATGGCCGAGCTGGCCAGCCGCCTGCGCGAAGCTGGTTTGGTGCCCGATGTAGTAGTAGGCCCCGCGATGGGCGGCGTAGTAGTGAGCTACGAGCTGGCCCGCCAGCTCGGCGTACCCTCACTTTTTACGGAGCGTGACGCCAATGGCGAAATGACGTTGCGGCGTGGTTTTACTCTGACCCCCGGCGAGCGGGTAGTTATTGCCGAAGACGTAGTTACAACTGGCAAGAGCACCCTCGAAGTAGCACGGGTTTTACAGGAAATGGGGGTAAAAGTATTGGCAGTGGTATCATTAATTGACCGCACCAATGGTGCCGCGCAGCTTCCGTTCCCGAACTTTGCGTTGTTGCCGGTGCAGGCGGCCGTATTCGCGGCCGATGCGGTGCCGCAGCACCTGGCCGGAATTCCGGCCGTGAAGCCCGGCAGTCGGCCGGACTCCAAGTAG
- the pyrF gene encoding orotidine-5'-phosphate decarboxylase translates to MQKLLTRVAQANTLLCVGLDPTGSDEDVTRRLPQVVAETAPYAAAFKPNLAFFLSRDNGVQLLRQTIASVPAGIPVILDGKFGDIANTAMHYAQFAYDVLGADAVTVNPYMGADAVVPFARPGKFVFALAKTSNQSAVQDAILQTGEPVSDFTARMLADLDATHHNIGLVAGATNAAALGRLRQLCPTQWFLVPGIGAQGGDLAAVLKAGLLAAGGGLLINASRSIWQAEDAGAAARELMNEMNEHRTITA, encoded by the coding sequence ATGCAAAAGCTCCTCACCCGCGTTGCCCAGGCCAATACGCTGCTCTGCGTAGGCCTTGACCCTACCGGCTCCGACGAAGACGTGACGCGCCGCTTGCCCCAGGTAGTTGCCGAAACGGCGCCCTACGCCGCCGCCTTCAAGCCCAACCTGGCCTTTTTCCTGAGCCGCGACAACGGGGTGCAGCTGCTGCGCCAGACCATTGCGAGCGTGCCCGCCGGCATTCCGGTTATCCTGGATGGCAAGTTTGGCGATATTGCCAACACGGCCATGCACTACGCGCAGTTTGCCTACGACGTGCTCGGGGCCGATGCCGTGACGGTGAACCCCTACATGGGCGCTGATGCGGTGGTGCCCTTCGCCCGCCCCGGCAAGTTCGTGTTCGCCCTGGCCAAGACCTCCAACCAGTCGGCCGTGCAGGACGCGATTTTGCAAACCGGCGAGCCCGTGAGCGACTTCACCGCCCGGATGCTGGCCGACCTCGACGCCACCCACCACAACATCGGCCTCGTGGCCGGCGCTACCAACGCGGCCGCGCTGGGCCGCCTGCGCCAGCTCTGCCCCACGCAGTGGTTCCTGGTGCCCGGCATCGGCGCGCAGGGCGGCGACCTGGCGGCCGTGCTGAAAGCGGGCCTGCTGGCCGCTGGCGGCGGGCTGCTGATTAATGCCTCGCGCAGCATCTGGCAGGCGGAAGACGCCGGCGCGGCGGCGCGGGAACTGATGAATGAGATGAACGAACACCGAACGATAACCGCCTAA
- a CDS encoding S1/P1 nuclease, with product MNKILLSLVVLAALPLRLWAWGVEGHRAIGNIAEHHLSEKARRQVADLLGTQTLTLVSTQPDEMRYLPQYKETGPWHYVNTPLGLAHDQFITTVKAQTEANAYNILLLKIKEMKDPAKTREQRAEALIFVVHIVGDVHQPMHVSRAEDKGGNDIKMTYRGKDTNLHSLWDSGLLDYQGLTYTEMGQQYSVIPEALRKNWQATADPAEWLFESYTLATQLYAEAAQNPNPDFRYFPAHADMMKQRIQQAGIRLAAVLNEAFK from the coding sequence ATGAACAAGATTTTGCTTTCGCTGGTCGTGCTGGCCGCCCTGCCGCTGCGCCTCTGGGCGTGGGGCGTGGAAGGCCACCGCGCCATCGGCAACATTGCTGAACACCACCTTTCTGAAAAAGCCCGCCGCCAAGTAGCCGACCTGCTCGGCACGCAGACGCTCACGCTCGTTAGCACCCAGCCCGACGAGATGCGCTACCTGCCTCAGTATAAGGAAACCGGCCCCTGGCACTACGTGAATACCCCGCTGGGGCTGGCCCACGACCAGTTTATTACGACGGTGAAGGCGCAGACGGAGGCTAATGCCTATAACATTCTGCTGCTGAAAATCAAGGAGATGAAAGACCCGGCCAAAACCCGCGAGCAGCGGGCCGAGGCGCTCATCTTCGTAGTGCACATCGTGGGCGATGTGCACCAGCCCATGCACGTGAGCCGCGCCGAAGACAAAGGCGGCAATGATATTAAAATGACGTACCGGGGCAAGGATACCAACCTGCACAGCCTCTGGGACAGCGGCCTGCTCGACTACCAGGGCCTGACCTACACCGAGATGGGTCAGCAGTATAGTGTAATACCCGAAGCCCTGCGCAAAAACTGGCAGGCTACTGCCGACCCCGCCGAGTGGCTGTTTGAATCGTACACCTTGGCTACTCAGCTCTACGCCGAGGCTGCTCAGAACCCCAACCCCGATTTTCGCTACTTCCCGGCCCACGCCGATATGATGAAGCAGCGCATTCAGCAAGCCGGTATCCGGCTGGCGGCCGTGCTCAACGAGGCATTTAAATAA
- a CDS encoding Uma2 family endonuclease gives MYHAPLDVRLVRCGANGDQQIRSVVQPGIYVVCDPAKLDDRGCLGAPDWIIKIVSPGNTSRDTKTKFDLYEENGVQE, from the coding sequence GTGTACCACGCTCCTTTGGATGTGCGGCTGGTAAGGTGTGGGGCCAACGGTGACCAGCAAATCCGCAGCGTAGTGCAGCCCGGCATCTACGTGGTATGCGACCCAGCCAAGCTTGATGACCGAGGCTGCTTGGGCGCCCCCGATTGGATTATCAAAATCGTATCGCCTGGTAACACCAGCCGCGATACGAAAACTAAGTTCGACCTCTACGAAGAAAACGGTGTGCAGGAGTAG
- a CDS encoding carbohydrate porin has product MLRYSLRPLGLAACGVLLAGRAFAQGQVTPPASATPAPSQVPAASAQEPIHREQEKDENWSVHFQQTIIQQWHNDLSPSYEGPFSLKARESAKLSLTTTLFIGRRLWKGAAVYFNPEVAGGSGLSGATGIGGAPNGETFRIGDPSPQVYLARLFLRQVWALGTIREQDDDDFNQLKGSRPARYLALNVGKFGIADYFDQNSYSHDPRTQFFNWSLMSAGAWDYPANVRGYTAGAVVEYVTPGLALRASSSLMPTEANGPILDFNVRKAHSETLELTKVYKMRGHTGTLRLLGFRNQAAMGSYTLAVREAGLAQPDVTATRTDGRTKYGFVVNAEQEISKEVGLFGRLSYNDGHNETWAFTEIDHSLSVGATSTGARWHRATDRLGVALVANGLSPEHRAYLAAGGSGFILGDGQLDYGLEYIGEIYYSIDFPRYHAALSPDYQVILNPGYNTSRLPGPVHVVALRVHVEF; this is encoded by the coding sequence ATGTTACGCTACTCTTTACGCCCGTTGGGCCTTGCTGCCTGCGGAGTACTACTAGCTGGGCGGGCATTTGCCCAAGGGCAGGTTACCCCGCCGGCATCAGCTACGCCGGCGCCCAGCCAGGTGCCGGCCGCATCAGCCCAGGAGCCGATTCACCGCGAGCAGGAAAAAGATGAGAACTGGAGCGTACACTTTCAGCAGACCATCATTCAGCAGTGGCACAACGACCTGAGCCCCAGCTACGAAGGCCCTTTTAGCCTGAAAGCCCGCGAAAGTGCCAAGCTGTCGCTTACGACCACGCTCTTTATCGGGCGGCGCTTATGGAAGGGAGCGGCAGTTTATTTCAACCCCGAGGTAGCGGGCGGTAGTGGCCTAAGCGGCGCTACCGGCATCGGGGGCGCGCCCAACGGGGAGACCTTTCGGATTGGCGACCCTTCGCCGCAGGTGTATCTGGCGCGGCTTTTTCTCCGCCAGGTGTGGGCGCTGGGCACTATTCGGGAGCAGGACGACGACGACTTCAATCAGCTCAAGGGCAGCCGCCCGGCCCGCTACCTGGCCCTGAACGTCGGCAAATTTGGTATTGCGGACTACTTCGACCAAAACAGCTACTCGCACGACCCCCGCACCCAGTTTTTCAACTGGAGCCTGATGAGCGCCGGTGCCTGGGACTACCCCGCCAACGTGCGCGGCTACACTGCCGGGGCAGTGGTCGAGTACGTAACCCCCGGCCTGGCCCTGCGCGCCAGCTCTTCGCTGATGCCAACGGAAGCCAACGGCCCCATTCTGGATTTCAACGTTCGGAAGGCGCACTCCGAAACGCTAGAGCTAACCAAAGTCTATAAAATGCGCGGCCATACCGGCACGCTGCGCCTGCTGGGCTTTCGCAACCAGGCAGCAATGGGCAGCTATACGCTGGCCGTGCGCGAGGCGGGCCTGGCGCAGCCCGACGTAACGGCCACCCGAACGGACGGCCGCACCAAATACGGCTTTGTGGTCAATGCCGAGCAGGAAATCAGCAAAGAAGTAGGCCTCTTTGGCCGCCTTAGCTACAACGATGGCCATAACGAAACCTGGGCTTTTACCGAAATCGACCATAGCCTGAGTGTGGGCGCTACCAGCACCGGTGCCCGTTGGCATCGGGCCACCGACCGCCTCGGCGTGGCCCTGGTGGCCAATGGCCTTTCGCCCGAGCACCGCGCCTACCTGGCCGCCGGCGGCTCGGGCTTCATTCTGGGTGACGGCCAGCTGGACTATGGTTTGGAATATATAGGAGAAATATATTATAGCATCGATTTTCCTCGCTACCACGCGGCATTGAGCCCTGATTACCAGGTTATTCTTAATCCGGGCTATAACACCAGCCGCCTGCCGGGGCCGGTGCACGTGGTGGCCCTGCGGGTACACGTCGAGTTTTAG